In Myxococcales bacterium, one DNA window encodes the following:
- a CDS encoding ATP-dependent metallopeptidase FtsH/Yme1/Tma family protein: MRPAYKNVALILFLVISAIIMFNLVYQNTQRSEAISFAQFKEKVKAGVVKDVTIKGRLISGTFTAPQENNLTKFETVGYESDQLYDVLQENKVDYTIVPESNGLVWGIMMNWIPMILMIGLFVFLMRQIQAGGGKAMSFGKARAQLVSEKTNKITFKDVAGIDEAKEELSEIIDFLKDPKRFTRLGGRIPKGVLLMGAPGTGKTLLARAIAGEAGVPFFSISGSDFVEMFVGVGASRVRDLFIQGKKNAPCIIFIDEIDAVGRHRGAGLGGGHDEREQTLNQLLVEMDGFESNEGVILIAATNRPDVLDPALQRPGRFDRRVVVPVPDFKGRFGILKVHSKKVPLDEKVDLAVIARGTPGFTGADLSNLVNESALLAARRNKPKVTMEELEQAKDKVMMGTERRSMLISDEEKRMIAYHESGHALVGMKVPHIDPVHKVTIIPRGMSLGLTQVLPEDDRFITSREYLISNLAFAMGGRAAEEIALGTMTTGAANDLERATQLARRMVCEFGMSTKMGPQTFGHREEMVFLGRDISHHKDFSEQTAREIDEEVQSIMREAYRHARQILTENRSVLDAIADSLLKFETIDSEELKGLLEGREIVRQPVTPPEVPAEPPAEAEVPKAAPLTPEEVAAHYQRNEKTPAGEDPETGL; encoded by the coding sequence TTGAGGCCTGCTTATAAGAACGTCGCCTTGATCCTGTTTCTCGTGATCAGCGCGATCATCATGTTCAATCTGGTTTATCAGAACACGCAACGCAGCGAGGCCATTTCCTTCGCGCAATTCAAGGAAAAAGTGAAAGCCGGCGTCGTGAAGGACGTCACCATCAAAGGTCGCCTGATTTCCGGCACTTTCACCGCGCCGCAGGAAAACAACCTGACCAAATTCGAAACGGTCGGCTACGAATCCGACCAGTTGTACGACGTGTTGCAGGAAAACAAGGTCGATTACACCATCGTCCCCGAATCCAACGGTTTGGTTTGGGGCATCATGATGAACTGGATCCCGATGATCCTCATGATCGGGTTGTTCGTCTTTTTGATGCGGCAGATCCAGGCGGGCGGCGGCAAGGCGATGAGCTTCGGCAAGGCCCGCGCCCAGCTCGTTTCGGAAAAAACCAATAAAATCACGTTTAAAGACGTGGCGGGCATTGACGAAGCCAAGGAAGAACTTTCGGAAATCATCGACTTCCTGAAAGATCCGAAACGGTTTACACGCCTGGGCGGCCGGATCCCCAAGGGCGTTTTACTCATGGGCGCGCCCGGCACCGGCAAAACCCTGTTGGCGCGCGCGATCGCGGGCGAGGCGGGCGTGCCGTTCTTCTCGATTTCCGGCTCCGATTTCGTGGAAATGTTCGTCGGCGTCGGCGCGAGCCGGGTGCGCGACCTGTTCATCCAGGGCAAGAAGAACGCACCGTGCATCATCTTCATCGACGAAATCGACGCCGTCGGCCGGCATCGCGGCGCGGGATTGGGCGGCGGCCACGACGAGCGCGAACAGACCCTGAACCAACTGCTCGTCGAAATGGACGGTTTCGAATCGAACGAGGGCGTCATCCTGATCGCCGCCACCAACCGTCCCGACGTACTGGACCCCGCGTTGCAACGGCCGGGACGCTTCGACCGCCGGGTCGTCGTGCCGGTGCCGGATTTCAAGGGCCGTTTCGGCATCCTGAAGGTGCATTCGAAAAAAGTGCCGCTCGACGAAAAAGTCGATCTGGCGGTCATCGCCCGCGGCACCCCCGGATTCACCGGCGCGGATTTGTCCAATCTGGTCAATGAGTCCGCTTTGCTGGCCGCGCGGCGCAACAAGCCCAAGGTCACGATGGAAGAGCTGGAACAAGCCAAAGACAAGGTGATGATGGGCACCGAGCGCCGCAGCATGCTGATTTCCGACGAGGAAAAGCGGATGATCGCTTATCACGAATCGGGCCATGCGCTGGTCGGCATGAAGGTGCCGCACATCGATCCGGTGCACAAGGTGACGATCATCCCGCGCGGCATGTCGCTGGGCCTGACCCAGGTATTGCCCGAGGACGACCGCTTCATCACCTCGCGCGAATACCTGATCAGCAACCTGGCTTTTGCGATGGGCGGCCGGGCGGCGGAGGAAATCGCGCTGGGCACGATGACCACGGGCGCGGCCAACGACCTGGAACGCGCCACGCAGTTGGCGCGGCGGATGGTGTGCGAATTCGGCATGAGCACGAAAATGGGTCCGCAGACCTTCGGGCATCGGGAAGAAATGGTTTTCCTCGGCCGCGACATCAGCCATCACAAGGATTTTTCCGAGCAGACGGCCCGCGAAATCGACGAGGAAGTCCAGTCGATCATGCGCGAGGCTTATCGTCACGCCCGGCAGATCCTCACCGAAAACCGCTCGGTGCTCGACGCGATCGCCGATTCCCTGCTCAAGTTCGAGACGATCGACAGCGAGGAGTTGAAAGGCCTGCTGGAAGGACGGGAAATCGTTCGCCAGCCTGTCACGCCGCCGGAAGTCCCGGCAGAACCTCCGGCCGAGGCGGAAGTGCCTAAAGCGGCGCCGCTGACGCCCG
- the tilS gene encoding tRNA lysidine(34) synthetase TilS: MNPVRALDAAWRRFGSPKRIGIGLSGGGDSVALLHAAHELAGKRDLALVAIHVHHHLRSSADDDAAFCRELTAALQVPLRLIHLDPAEFAGNLHDAARKARYREMERVAAEEDLAIVLTAHTLDDQAETLLFRLLRGTGPSGLAGIRERLGIFGRPWLGLRRSELRKYLQAGDRSWREDPSNANQRYMRTRLRDRLVPLVVELAGEKSLSALGRLAELAGEERAVIEEVAAADWRSCRTPAGLDVVRLAAFSPARRALVLRRWLHEKNLVPPRRVIADLDRLVLAPGPAGPYRLPNGLMAQRGYQDLHWCEEEPATYQPWEPFAARPDEDHTFADGRLQLSVRSNVDEAATGWWVAESQLGECRWRPTWPGARMNAAGIEKPVKLQNLFVNAKIPRNLRPVWPLLTRNEEILLIPGIRAGKMLISPPKSEKRVLVRLEWL, from the coding sequence ATGAATCCGGTCCGCGCCCTGGATGCCGCCTGGCGGCGTTTCGGTTCACCGAAACGGATCGGGATCGGCTTGTCCGGCGGCGGCGACAGCGTGGCGCTTTTGCACGCCGCGCACGAGCTGGCGGGCAAGCGCGATCTGGCCCTCGTGGCGATTCACGTGCACCATCATTTGCGCTCGTCGGCGGACGACGACGCCGCGTTCTGCCGCGAACTGACCGCCGCGCTCCAGGTGCCGCTACGGCTCATTCACCTGGACCCCGCCGAATTCGCGGGCAACCTGCACGACGCGGCGCGGAAGGCGCGTTACCGCGAAATGGAACGCGTGGCGGCGGAGGAGGATCTGGCGATCGTGCTGACCGCGCACACGCTCGACGATCAGGCGGAAACGCTGCTGTTCCGCCTGTTGCGCGGCACCGGCCCGAGCGGCCTGGCCGGCATTCGGGAGCGGCTGGGAATCTTCGGCCGGCCGTGGCTCGGCCTGCGTCGGAGCGAGCTGCGAAAATATCTGCAGGCGGGCGACCGAAGCTGGCGCGAAGACCCGTCCAACGCCAACCAGCGATACATGCGCACCCGCCTGCGCGACCGGCTCGTGCCGCTCGTCGTCGAACTCGCCGGCGAGAAATCGCTGTCCGCCCTGGGTCGCCTGGCCGAACTGGCCGGCGAGGAGCGCGCGGTGATCGAGGAAGTCGCCGCAGCCGATTGGCGTTCCTGCCGCACACCCGCGGGGCTGGATGTCGTCCGATTGGCGGCGTTTTCCCCGGCCCGGCGCGCCTTGGTGCTGCGGCGGTGGCTCCACGAAAAGAATCTCGTGCCGCCGCGCCGGGTGATCGCCGACCTGGACCGGTTGGTTCTCGCCCCCGGCCCGGCGGGCCCGTACCGCCTGCCGAACGGCCTGATGGCGCAACGCGGTTATCAGGATTTGCATTGGTGCGAGGAGGAACCGGCGACCTATCAACCCTGGGAACCCTTCGCAGCGCGCCCCGACGAAGATCACACTTTTGCCGACGGGCGCCTGCAGTTGTCGGTACGGTCAAACGTGGATGAAGCGGCGACCGGATGGTGGGTGGCCGAGTCGCAACTGGGCGAGTGCCGCTGGCGTCCGACGTGGCCGGGAGCGCGGATGAACGCCGCCGGCATCGAAAAACCGGTCAAGTTGCAAAACCTGTTCGTGAACGCCAAAATCCCCCGCAACTTACGGCCCGTCTGGCCGCTTTTGACGCGAAACGAAGAAATTCTGCTGATTCCGGGCATCCGTGCGGGAAAAATGTTGATTTCACCCCCAAAAAGCGAAAAAAGGGTGTTGGTTCGCCTGGAATGGTTATGA
- a CDS encoding outer membrane beta-barrel protein, which translates to MRPRLLGFLLVLLAIAPVAAFAQTPARCGFSFGLSGAIGVPTTNEIRTEFPYFGGADGEVKYYLWKPFSLAASVGFLYGEGKPEKEEYHESWIDLDRPGRSFFRAGVADALLRIEIGRYWRFNPYVGGGAGYLYSTLERRGVLNETPVTDSYDEWIFHYLALVGYDFMFDKYVGLKMEGRWTFAQSRDNFADNLDLGAWLGLIGVQIYL; encoded by the coding sequence ATGCGGCCAAGATTACTCGGATTTCTGCTGGTGCTGCTGGCGATCGCGCCGGTCGCGGCCTTCGCCCAGACGCCGGCCCGGTGCGGCTTTTCGTTCGGCCTGTCGGGCGCGATCGGCGTGCCCACGACGAATGAAATCCGCACGGAGTTTCCCTACTTCGGCGGGGCCGACGGCGAAGTCAAATATTATCTCTGGAAGCCGTTTTCGCTCGCGGCCTCGGTCGGTTTTCTCTACGGCGAAGGCAAACCGGAAAAAGAGGAATACCACGAAAGTTGGATCGACCTGGATCGTCCGGGGCGCAGCTTTTTCCGCGCCGGCGTCGCCGACGCCCTGCTACGAATCGAGATCGGCCGCTACTGGCGCTTCAATCCCTACGTCGGCGGCGGCGCCGGTTACCTGTACTCGACTCTTGAACGGCGCGGCGTGTTGAACGAAACGCCGGTCACCGATTCCTACGACGAGTGGATTTTCCATTATCTCGCCCTGGTCGGTTACGACTTCATGTTCGACAAATACGTCGGGCTCAAAATGGAAGGGCGCTGGACCTTCGCCCAGAGCCGGGACAATTTCGCCGACAATCTGGACCTGGGCGCGTGGCTCGGCCTGATCGGCGTGCAAATTTACCTGTAG